The genomic segment ccggataagtcctgctcttgcaaacgaagcagggtgGTGGGgtcttgtttatgtgtaaacatcttgaaaatccagaaattcagggaaaggtcagaaaaacgacaatgtgtcttgtgacttggcaacattccacaaacgactgtataaaataaagcagagcgcgccattcgaggcggccgccatgtttgtcttgtcttgtgtgttcattcctttgtttaggaaacacgcggaccccaacacaCAGGTGCTTATAGGGATCAGCCAGGCAACCAGACACACAAATGATGGGGCACAGCCTAAGATAAAGAGATGAGACACAAAACGGGAAACTAAATTCCTCTACCTAAAGGCATTCTATGTATATAAATAATGGACAGGCGTGGATGTGTACACAATGGGTTGTTAATGACATCCCACTAGTTTTCCCTGAAACCCACTATACTAGCTGCTGAGATGTCAGACCCTCTACCCAGCTCTTTGGAGAATAGACTTCAGAGTGAAGTTGGGGACTGCTCTGCCACACCCCAGTCTTACTAGGAATTGAGAAAAAGAGCCATTCCTCACAGGCTAGGTGCTGCTGAGCAAAGAAAGCCAAACAAGGCCAAATACCTTTATTACCCCCCTCCCATCCCCAATTCCCTGTCCCCCACAAGTCCTGCTAGGAACCATCCTCAGATTCCAGGCCCAGGGGCTCCCTCCGAGTACCAGGCCGGTATGCTCCCTGGCCCCGAGGCAGGCGGGGGTAGGAAGAACCCGGTGTCCGGCCTTTAGAGCGCTCCCAGCGAACACAGTCCCGAGTCCTGCGGGGTGGGGGGCCCTGCCAGCTGCCAGGCCCCTTCTCTTGTGGAGGACCTTCAACTCCTTGGCTATGGGGTTCTGGCTTTAGGTCCATGGGCTCCTTGAGGGGCCCCTCAGGAGGTGGCAGTTCCTGGGTGTCACGGGTACCTTTAGGGGCGTGGCACTCCCCTCCCTTCGGGTGCCTCCGTTCGGGCTGTCGCCAGGGACCTCGACTGGGCTTGGGGGGATCTAGCATAGCTTTCTGGGTTTCGCCCAACCTTTGCTGATTTGACCCAGCCCCTGGAATCTTCTCACACATGTACTGGGTTGCCACAGGCAGAGGAGTTGGCAAGGTGGACTGGACAGCTGATGAGGTGGGCAGTTCTGCTGCAAGGGTGCTGGGTGGTTGGGATCCTTTGGAGACATCTACAGCTGACTCAGGTTCCGCAGGGGTAGGAGGCTAGAAAGAAGTGACAAGATGCAGTGAGGGAGATGCAGCTCCTCGAGGCAGGGAACTACAGGCCCCTCTCCTACTATCTGGGCTGACCATGATCAGCCTATCATCTCTGTGGTTAGAACAAAGCTCACTCTGGGGCCATGGCCGATTGGGGTTTGTAGGAAGGCTGGTGGCATTACGGGACAACTGGGAAACCCTTCCCTCACCTGCTGAAGGCTGATGAAGTAACGGTTTCGCTCAGCCTCAAGGTCAATGATTCCCCCCCGTTCCTGCTGCCTCTGGTAGAGCCGCTTGCGTTCTTCTTGCTGGCGCAAGCTCTCTGCACTGGGCTGGTACAGCTCCTGGAAGGAAGAATGGCAGAGAGGAAATAATGAACAGCAGAAGGCAGACTCAAATCCCTACTCCTCCGAGGCTGCCTCAGGAGATCTGCACTGGTTTTGCCCCTCAGGTCTGGGCTCCCAGAGTCTTAGGCTCCCACCAGTGGGGGATGTGGCTTTGCAGAGAGGTCCTAGGCAGTTCAAGCCCAATTTCAGAGATCCCATGTGACACAGACAAGATGCCATTCCTTACTCTTTAGAAAATGCCATTACTCCTGGCTCAGACTGGAAGAAAGACCCCTTACCATGGGCTGTTGGGGTTCAGGGGCTGCTTTCAGCGAGGCAAGATCATAAACGAGGGGCTCTCTGCACACTGGACACTGCACACCGACTTCCTtctaaaaaagaggaaaaatcatATGCCTGTGTCACAGCCCAGGATGTCCCCTGGTGCTGACCCATCAGCCAACCTAATCTGCAGAGGGCTGGGACTAAAGGGCACAGGGACACTGGTTCAGCAGTGAGTTGGGACAGAGCACGGGTTGTCTAACTAGAGATCTGGGAACCCCCTGAAACTGCATGCAATATGTAAGTGTATAGAAGGAtgccctggccaggcacggtggctcgtgcctgtaaccccagcactttgggaggccacggcgggcagatcacttgaggtcatgagtttgagaccagcctggccaacatggtgaaaccccatctctactgaaaatacaaaaattagctgggcatggtggctcatgcctataatcccagctactcaggaggctgaggcaggaggattgcttgaacccaggaggcagaggttgcagtgagccgagtgcttgaacccaggaggcggaggatgcagtgagccgagattgcactactgcactccagcctgggtggcagagtgacaccccatctcaaaaaaaaaaataaataaataaaaaataaaaggatgccCTTTGTTCTGGACAGAGGTAAGAGTTCATTAATCTCAAGGTTATCTATGACCCTAAAAAGGTGAAGAGCCACTGGAGTGGAGGGATGGAAAGGTTGTGAAAGGCTGTGCCTAAGGGTGTCAGATGAGTGTGCAGGTCTGGTAAGGTCTACCTGTTTGGTTGCAGCATGCTGCCGTTCCTGTTCCTGCTCCTGTCCTTGTGCCTTCAGCTCTTGCTCCATGTGCTGGATGTACCgagcaaggcagtggcagtggaaGTAGTGGTAACAGGGTGTTTTGGTAAAGGCCTCCTTCTCCTAGAGGGAAGGCAGATATAGGGCACTAAGTCAGAGctctctcacagccctcatcTTGGTCCCAAGCAGAATGCCAGGTCCCAAGAGAGAAACCCACCTGGAAACCATAGAGGCAGATGACACACTGGCCATGAGGGATGTTGTTATCTGTGagaatttccttccctttctgaGGAGAGAAGACACTGATTAAACAGGGGGTTAGGGGGAAGAATGGTGAGCAAGGCCTGTCTACTACTCCTAGGAGTGACTGGCTGGACTTGGCTCCTACCAGGCCAGTTTGTTACCTTGTGTTTATGCATTTCTGTCTTGGTGATGCTACCTCTGCCGGGAATCAATCCTTCTCCACGtctctgcccctcccccaaaATTTGATCTTCCTGGTTTCAAAATTCAACctaattgtttttcctttcattaaGTCACTTTTAATATATCTTGGAGATGAAAATAATACAccttgagagaaaaaaatgttcaattaaaaCTCATCTTCTGGGAGGCCTTTCTTGATTAGTCCCCTTCAATATCATTCCCCCATGGGGCAATGAGTTTGTTCTAAGTCAGCTTTCAGAAAGCATGTCAAAGCATGGACAACCCGAATGGACAGAAAATTCACAAGGCATTGAGTTGGGCTGTGAACTATGCATTTGAATTGTTATTTGAACAGCTAATAGTGTACTCTGGAATTCTACAAAGTCCAAGGCTGCATTGTGGAGGCCTGACCTAGGACTGCTACAGTGGCCTATCAAACCCACTCTCTTTGACTCTCGGCCACCCACCTTCAttctattctgaacatttttcttaaaaatttaaactaggagaggctgggcatggtggctcatgcctataatcccagcactttgggtggccaaggcaggtggattatctgaagtcaggagttcaagactagcctggccaacaaggagaaaccccatctctactaaaaatacaaaattagctgggtgtggtggtacatgcctgtaatcctagctatttgggaagctgaggcaggagaatcacttgaacctgggaggcagaggttgcagtgagctgagatcacaccactgcactccagcctggatgacagactaagactgtctcaaaaaaataaataaataaataaaataaaaataaaaaataaataaactagagGAAAATAAGActgtactttatatttttaatctcaAACAGCAGAAGTTTTCCGTGTATATTGGAGCTCCAGGTGTTGCTTCATGTGGGTTGTTTCACTAAGCAGTGTCTTTCGGGAAGTTTCTCAAATAGAAGAGTCTCATTTCTCTGGATTAATTTAGGTCTTACTTAATGATTCCAGATCTATTTAAGATTCTAGGCCCATGGTTTCCCTTTTACAGCTAGAAACTGCTCTAGCTCGAAGGAAAGAACATATCCCAGACTAGCGCACCTCTTACCTCAATGAGTTCATAGAGCATGGCTGCGCCCAGCCCGGCCTTGGCCACATGGCCTAGCGCTTGTAAGATCCTGGAGGAAGAGGGCAAACCACATATTAGGCCTGCCCATTTCCGTCACTGGGCAAAGCTGTAGCTGAGCTTTCCCTGTTTGACAGGTTCAACTTACGTGTGGATCTGTTCATCTGAAAGTCCTCGGGGATTTCGGATAGATATCTGTGGCACCTCATGGGGATACTAGTGGGGGCAAATAACAAGTTACTGCTGAACTGATCCACCCCAGGgactctccccttcctccctttgcTGCCACAGAGTAGGGGCTTCACCTCTGCTGGGACCTGAAGCACCAGAGTGAAGCAGACATACTGTGAATCCTGGTCCTCTGCAGTGGCAGGATGCAAAGTGATGTAGATCTCCCACGGTGAAGTTCTGCAGGTGGATCAAGTGGAAACGCAGATGTGACTGTGTAAGGACTTGGGGGCTGGGGAGGATGGGGTTGAGACAGTAAAGTGGGCAAAGAAAGTACACATTGGACTCTTTCTTTTGGGGTAGGATTAAAGGAATAGCTTTTGTCTACACAAGAGAAATATTATCTCTGAATCAAGGCTTACACTGTCTTAAGACCCAGATTCGGCATAGAACCTCTCCTCATTACTAGGGGGACTCCTGCCCACCGCTGGTTGAATACATACCTGCCATTTCCTTTAATCACCTGTAGTTCATCCAGATAGATGGACTCCAACACTTCAACTTCAGAGGGAAGGACCCTAGAGAGACAGGAGTAGACTGACTTTCCATTACAACTCTCCCTGTGGAAGCCTGCTAAGACCAATAAACGCGGGCTTTGTAGAAAAATGGCAATCTACCAGAATGCATTTTCCTGCTAAACTccttaaaaacaaggaaaatgttACCTTAAGTTTTCAACTGGCCAAATAGGAGGcacaaaaatcagaattttaagcATTATTTCTGCCAAGAGATGAAGAAGtggattccagaaaaataaaatgactaacCAAGGCTTAACATAGGTAGAACTGGGCCCAGAGTCGGGTTTCCTGACTCCCTGTTTAAGTTTCATTCCCCTTAGTGGCTGACTTTCTGGTCTAGAGGTATGGCACCCATTTACTAGCATTAACGTTACCAATATTACTCCAGCCTTTCCCTACATCAATGTCCAGTGTGGATCCCAGTGCCTTGGCTACTGTCTACATACACTTTTAACACCAGTCACCCTAAGCCTTCTTAAAGGAGATAGCAACCTCAACACAACAGGTCTAGGGTGGTGTAAAGGCTGTGTTGTAATGGAAAAGCCAGCAGCCTCGGAGTTAGTAACAGGTACCAATCACTTACAAGCTATGCGATCTGGGAAGTGACCTCTCTGTAAGCTTAAGTTATCCTGTCTATCACATATAGATGATAACACCTACTCTCTAGGGTTACTATGAGGATAAAAGGTGATTTGTTTATATAAAGTACCTAATAGTATCTGGGCTATAGTAGCTAGTCTAcatcctctttttcttcctgtctGTATATAACCTTCTCCCttagaaggaagagggaaggagggaggtagTAGAGTACTCTGGATGTATTTATGACCCTGGCTGTCTAGTTGATCTAGATCAGCCTGTTGAGGTTAGCATCCATGTTCCGATGTAAATCAGAGGACACACATGCTTAAGCATAGAAACAGTAGTTGTATTGAAATTGAAGCTGAGTGATCAGTTTGTGTCTACAGCTCTACCAGGTGATACATGGAAAAATGCATACTTTCCTTTCTCATACTGCTCTCTCTTCATTCTAAGAGTAAGGCTGCTCCAGCATGACTTATGTCAGTTGTTGTTAAGTCTTAGGCAGaaacttcaaaatataaaatacaaagctTTACACCTCACAGAAAATAGTGTAGTTTTGGCTGACATGGGATGGGAGTCTCACAGCACTACAGGCTGCTGCACTCACTGTTGTTCTCTCCATGGCTCAAGGTGTCTCCCCTGAATCTTAAAAGTTCCCCTGAACAGGTCAACTAtaagttatcccagcactttgggaggctgaggtgggaggatcacttgaggccaggagttcgagaccagcctgggcaacaaagcgagactatctctacagaaaataaaaaattagctggacacagtggtcccagctacttgggaggctgaggcagaagaatcgctggagcccaggaggttgagtctgtaatgagccatgatcttgccactgtactccagcctgggtgacaaagtaagactccgtctcttaaaaaaagaaaagaaaaagtttccctGAACACTTTGAAAACCAGTAGTCTAGATAGTCTTAATAAAGGCCAGTACTAGCAGGGCTCCCTGAACCAATGTAACACTGAGGTGTAGCCTCAGTCAAGTGGCCCTTCAATACTTTGCCTACCCTAGTTATGTGGGTCCTGGATGGGATGCTGGTAAGGTGGTGACAACAAAATGGGGGAGAGGGGACTGAAGAATGTCCTAGTATAAAGAATCTAAGGTGTGGAGTCAGATAGATGTGGATTTCTAGTCGCAATTTTCCACCTTTTGGCAAATCACTTTACTTCTTTGGGGCTCATCTAATCTTCCCAGGTGCCTGCACCTCAGTTATTAATGAaaaggaggccgggtgtggtggctcacgcctgtaattccagcaccttgggaggctgaggtgggaggatcacttgaacccaggggttcaagactggcctggccaacatggcaaaactctgtctctacaaaaaatacaaaattagctgggcatggtggcacacacctgtagcctcagctacttggaaggctgaggcaggaggatcacctgagcctggggaggttgaggctgcagtgagccataatcgcaccaccgcactccagcgtgggcgacagtgagactctgtctcaaaaaacaaaacaaaacaaaacaaaaaaacagacttaAGTATATTACAAATCCATCGTGATCCTCTCAACTATTCTGAGGTAAATACCACACCCACTTTGTTTTTACAGCTGAGGACACTGACTCACAGAAGCTAGATGGCCTGGTCAgcatcacacagctaataaaatGCGGAGTTAACCCACATTGATCCTACTTCCAAATCCCAGAGTCCTTCCATGTTCTAGTCTTTAGTTAAGAATGCCTGAGAGAAGGACTAGAGGGACTTTATGTGAGGTGTAAAGCTTTATTCAGACAATAGTCCTCACTAGTGC from the Macaca nemestrina isolate mMacNem1 chromosome 11, mMacNem.hap1, whole genome shotgun sequence genome contains:
- the LOC105481227 gene encoding E3 ubiquitin-protein ligase RNF25; translation: MAASASAAAGEEDWVLPSEVEVLESIYLDELQVIKGNGRTSPWEIYITLHPATAEDQDSQYVCFTLVLQVPAEYPHEVPQISIRNPRGLSDEQIHTILQALGHVAKAGLGAAMLYELIEKGKEILTDNNIPHGQCVICLYGFQEKEAFTKTPCYHYFHCHCLARYIQHMEQELKAQGQEQEQERQHAATKQKEVGVQCPVCREPLVYDLASLKAAPEPQQPMELYQPSAESLRQQEERKRLYQRQQERGGIIDLEAERNRYFISLQQPPTPAEPESAVDVSKGSQPPSTLAAELPTSSAVQSTLPTPLPVATQYMCEKIPGAGSNQQRLGETQKAMLDPPKPSRGPWRQPERRHPKGGECHAPKGTRDTQELPPPEGPLKEPMDLKPEPHSQGVEGPPQEKGPGSWQGPPPRRTRDCVRWERSKGRTPGSSYPRLPRGQGAYRPGTRREPLGLESEDGS